ATCCTGGTCTGCAGTCGAACACAGGCCTTGAACCCTGGAGACCGATAGTCTGCCTTCATGTGACAGTAGGAGTTTAGCCATGCCTCCTGGGCCCCTTGGTTCCTGTCCTAGCTACAGCCTTCCACAGttcctcctacccccacccccccaccccccacccctgtccccatcagagaggtgtgtggccatcggtcacataggagcagcaccaagccctcccacatgcaaataaggtttccccaaagctctcagaccaaaccaatgagaaaTACCTGTTGTCAATCCCTGACCCACCCCCAAACTGTACATAagaatcctatccagaaggattaaaggtgtgcgagaACAACtctgtcctaagagctgtaacacttgggaagaagtCTGCTCTCCTGAACCGCTGCCTGAAGCTCCACCACGCTCTTCACTGGCTAGTCGCATGGCCTCTCGTTGGCCCAGCCCACCCCAACTCAGTGCAGGGCAGCACAGAGTTACTGAGTAACCCGGAAGGAAGGCAcggcagagatggaggtggagctAACTGCAACAGCGGAAGCAGCAGAAATGACTACTGTTCCCTGCCCATACTCACTTCCCTTCCCTAGAACTCTCGCACCAGGCCGggccagagatctctgtggaaagcCTGTGGTACACAGGCCTGCAGAAGGATGCGCAAAATCCTTAGTCGCtaagcaaatgcaaatcaaagcccaCAAGGAAGCACCATTCCAGGCTAGTGGGAGGGCAATAATTTGATAGAATGACATTTGTGGCTTTCCGTAATGGCCTCTGACTGCTGCAAACAGAGACATCTTTGATGAGGAGCGAGAGCATCGTTTATCTGTGGCCATAAGGAGAagttttagaatgcagttagcaATTATTCTGGTTAGTAAAGTGTAGTGGATTTTTCTCTAAGAGCCAagcattaataattattttaataatgtttaACAGTCCTCTTGACTATGATTATAACCTGGCCCAGCAGTACTAACAACCTGCCCATCCCTTTCACGTGGCTGCTGCTACTGTCAACTGCTAACCATTCAGAGTGACTTCAGTCAGAGGAGCCCTAAAGCATGCAGAAGCTTGTGATAGATTCCTACACCGGACTATTATGCAGAAACAAGGATTGATGCGTACGATGGTGCAAAGGAGCTCCGTGTACCGAGAGAGGCCACACACAAGCGACATGCAGCCATGACTGTTTACATGAAATCGAATAGGTAAATCCTACAGAAACAGGATACATTTTGAAGGGTGCCAAAGACTGGAGAAGCGGTTAGGGGAGGTGGACACTAAAAATCTAGGATATTATGTAGTGTCATAAAATTATGTTAGAACTTGATGTAGATGGCAGCATCTTAACAATGTGATGGTATTCCCGTTAAAGGAGTGGTTTTCATTTTGTGCCTGCATGCTCgagtgcgcatacacacacacacacacacacacacacacacacacacacacacacacacatatacacacacacacacaagtcatgaTCAGTCCCTGCAGCAACAAGAAGGCACCCGGTGATACTCTGTGAAAAATCTGGGTACAGAGCCCTGTCCTCTTGCAGGTGGCTGTTTAATGGGAAGTCTGTAGATGATGGGTCCTGATGAGGAAGGACTTTGCTTCCAGGATATCAGAGTCATCAGCTAGAGCCAAATGATTTTAGTCAGAGAGAGCAACATAAACAGGAAAGACAGAGGAGGTCCCTCAAGGACGCGCTTGGGCAGAGACAAAGCTCAATGAAGAGAACTCTCTGGAGAGAGCCCCAGGGGAACAGAAGACAAGTTCCACAAGCTGAACGGGAGCAATGTTGGCATGCTCTGCTCGAGATGCTTAAATGGCTGGTAGTGTCCAAGAGGATACTGGGAGAGTTTGAAGGCTATGGCTGCATTGTGTAGGGTGGTGGACTAGGGTGAGGGAAGACTGGCAAACTTGTTCTAAGTAGGTGGAGAGACCTTAAGAGGACAAAGGAAAGAACAGCATATTGAACAGCTAAGGGGAGCGGGCATCTGGCAGTGTTCCTGGTGACTCTTATCCCCAACTCTCCAGCCACACAGGCACTGTGTGGTCCAGGGCTCTCACATGCTCTGCCCTTGGGAGTTCAGACACATGCTGCTGCTGTCACCAGAGCAAGCTTGTGTGGTGCTGTGTGTCTGCAGTCATTGCAGGGACTTGCTGCTGGACAGGCAAAGACCCGTGTTAGAAGACCTGATCAGTTCTTTATTGGCAAGGATATGCAGTCTGATATTCGACAAACCTGTGATCCCAGAAAGATATCAAGCCGTAAACGTAGTTTGTTTCCTACAAGTTCATAGCTGCCCTGGAAAAAGCCACGGGTGCGGCAGTTATACCAGCGCCACGACGCCTGGATGACACGGGTGGCATAGCACAACCTGCAATAATTCTGACGGATTTTCAGCATCCGGACCCACGACTGAATAAGGACGCAGGCCCTTGTTTCTTGTGCCATCAAGTGCAGGATTATCAGTCGATTCTTTTCCTGTCTTTTGGCCAGTATCTTCCTCCACCAGGATTGAATGATCCATGCACTGAGGGCGGCCCTCAGCAGTGAGCGTCTCACCAGGGTGCCTCGCCACCAGGCCTGTATCTTTCTGGCATTCTGTGTTTTTTGTGATAGATGCTGTAGGGATAGCTGTAGTGGGGTGTAAGGTGAGGAATGGTTTTAGTTTTCAGGGGTACAGCCACAGACAGGTTACCTCCTTTAATTGTGTGAATGAACCCCTCTTCATGCAGTAacggggggggagagagaaagagagagagaggaagaagaagaagaagaagaagaagaagaagaagaagaagaagaagaagaagaagaaggagaaggagaaggagaaggagaaggagaaggagaaggagaaggagaaggagaaggagaaggagaaggagaaggagaaggagaaggagaaggagaaggagaaggagaagacggaggaggaggaagaagaaaagaagaagaagaagaagaagaagaagaagaagaagaagaagaagaagaagaagagggagagcatattatatatatatatgcatgaaaaaAGAATGAAGCTATATTCCCAGAAGATGCCCTGACCCTACATTGCTAATCATGGTTTCCTCTGACGTTCATGAATGCTGAGCAGGGCAAGAGGATGGGCCACGGAAGCAGGAAGGCATGCTACCTCTGGTCTCCTTTGCGTTCCGTATCAGTTAGTGAACAAGCATCACTGTGACCTCTGAGTCCCCATGTCCCCATTTGTAGAATGCGGTACATTCACACTTGTGAGGGTTTTTGGAAATTTATTGTCTGCACGAGTGTTGTGCCTGCACATATATttgtaccatgtatgtgcctagtgtcctcagaggtcagaaaaaggGCATCAAGTCCCCTGGaaatagagttacagacagttgcgagCTGCCATGGGGCTGCTGGAAACTGAAGCCagatcctgtggaagagcagccagtgttcttaaccactaagccatctctccagcccctcacttaGGTGCCTATGAACCTGGCTGGCCAGTTTAGAGCAAGAACCTTATAGGATCTTTTTGGGCAGAGGACCACATACTGAGATCAAGACTTCCTAGCAGGAACTTCCA
This portion of the Mus musculus strain C57BL/6J chromosome 9, GRCm38.p6 C57BL/6J genome encodes:
- the Iqcf4 gene encoding IQ motif containing F4; this translates as MGCLYSKGNVHFSIDDEIYDIKETRKQQQKEKEKEEEEKKLRPSSTPKVEHTWPSKLELSLQHLSQKTQNARKIQAWWRGTLVRRSLLRAALSAWIIQSWWRKILAKRQEKNRLIILHLMAQETRACVLIQSWVRMLKIRQNYCRLCYATRVIQASWRWYNCRTRGFFQGSYELVGNKLRLRLDIFLGSQVCRISDCISLPIKN